In Sulfuriferula plumbiphila, the genomic window CACCACCGGGTAGCCCAGCGCCCGGTAATCGTCCAGATTGCGGTTGGCACTAATCAGGATTTCATCCACTTGCGGCAGGATGCGCGCGAGCACATGCACCACCAGCGGCAGGTCGTGCAATTTAACCAGACCTTTATCCTGCCCGCCCATGCGTCGCCCGGCGCCGCCAGCGAGAATAATCGCACTGATCGGCGACTGCGCCATTCAGTGCCGTGCCTGCACGCGCCGATACAGCGCAAAACGCTCGGAGCGGTTGCCAGGCCGGTTACCCTGCCACACTTCGCGCCAGTCTGCAGTCAGCTCGGGCGGGAAATTTTCGTCATATTGCACCAGCAATGCCGGGCAATGACTCTGTGCGAGCGATTTCACCGGCAGCGTGCGCAAGTCGATCCAGTAGTCGAGCATGGCGCGCATCGCCTCGTTCAAATCCTGGCTGGCGACACAACCATGGCTGGGTAAAGCCGGTTCCATGCTGCTGATCATGCTGCGATAACTCATCCGTGCATTGACCGGATACATGAACAGACTCGCCGCCAGCCCCCAGGCCAGCGTAATCCCCGCTGCCCAGGCAATGAGCGGGCGCTGTGGCGTGCGCTTGAGCAGCACCAGCAGCACCAGCCAGGCAAAACAGTAACCCAGCGCCAGCGCCACCATGAGCGGCCTGAATTCACCCGTATAACCCGGCTGGATTTTATGCACATGCGCAGACAGACGCGCGGGCACGCCCAGATCAAAAGCGCTCCAGTACACCCAGGCAGCGGCAATCACCACCAGGAAAGTCATCATCGCAAACCAGTACAAGGCATTGGCCGCGCCCCTGCGCAGGGTGTAAGTGCTACCCGCAGCCAGCCATGCCAGCGGCAGCAGCAAAGGCAGGCCGTGGATCTCACGTGGATCATTGGTGAGGGAGAGTACTCCGAGCAGACTCAAAAACATCAGCAGCGGCAGTGCGATACCCGGCGCGGTCAGGCCATGACGGCGCGCCTTCCATAGCGCCCATAGCGCCAGCGGCCACGCTGGCCACGCAAACCAGGGCAGAAAAGTCAGGTAATACAGCGTACCCATACCACCGTGCGCAGGCAGCAGTGCGAACCGCCCCAGGGTGTCAACGTGCCACCATTCGGCAAGCACGCCGGGTGCCTGCTGATACAGCATCAACGGCCAGATCAACAGCCAGGGCAAAGCGCTCACCACCATGGCGAGTGCTGCCGCCAGGCTGGCACGGGTGCGCCAGGCTGGCGCCATGACAGGCAATAGCATTGCAGCCAGCAACAGTGCCAGCGCCTCCACCGCACCAATGCTCATAAACGCCATGCCAATGCCGGTGCCCGCCAGTGCGCCGCCGATCAGCGGGCGCCGCAGGCTCAGGGCAAACCCGAAACCCGCCAGCGCGTAGGCCGCCAGCAGTGCGCTTTGCGGAATTGCTTCATGCGCGCGCACCAGCAGCCCCACACTGCCGATCAATACCAGCACTGCCAAACGCCCGTGTTCACTGCCGTACAGCAGGCGCCCGGTGAATCCGCTGAAAATCAGCGCCAGCAATACAAACATGCCGCC contains:
- a CDS encoding ArnT family glycosyltransferase, with amino-acid sequence MQNKRWHSAIPSLLTLLLVLAWLLPGLVGHDPWKGNESRSIGFVHSLLSGAPAAIPTLAGEPLPVHPPLFTWVAANAAQSLSDWLPVHDATRLTGGMFVLLALIFSGFTGRLLYGSEHGRLAVLVLIGSVGLLVRAHEAIPQSALLAAYALAGFGFALSLRRPLIGGALAGTGIGMAFMSIGAVEALALLLAAMLLPVMAPAWRTRASLAAALAMVVSALPWLLIWPLMLYQQAPGVLAEWWHVDTLGRFALLPAHGGMGTLYYLTFLPWFAWPAWPLALWALWKARRHGLTAPGIALPLLMFLSLLGVLSLTNDPREIHGLPLLLPLAWLAAGSTYTLRRGAANALYWFAMMTFLVVIAAAWVYWSAFDLGVPARLSAHVHKIQPGYTGEFRPLMVALALGYCFAWLVLLVLLKRTPQRPLIAWAAGITLAWGLAASLFMYPVNARMSYRSMISSMEPALPSHGCVASQDLNEAMRAMLDYWIDLRTLPVKSLAQSHCPALLVQYDENFPPELTADWREVWQGNRPGNRSERFALYRRVQARH